TTTTGGCCACAGGGAGGCAGTGCAGGCCCCGAAAAAAGCCACTACTCAGCTAGAGTAAATGTCTCACCACCAGAGCTgaacaacataacacaacacattaaATGACACAGTTTGTTACATCACGCTTTATGTGTTGTTCCGGCTGCACAGGAACAGCGTTATTGTATCAAATAAAATGAGTTGCCGTGATTAGACTGTAATATTCCTGTACATTCAGGTGTGTTTGGCACGCCTGTGGTGGTGGTACTCTATGTCTGAAGAGTTGCAACTATTGTGTAACTGCAAGCAAGCactgctgctttcagtgttgTTCGAATTCCACTCCTGAAGTGCTTCAGCGTTTGGAAGCCGAGGAGAGGCGGACGGACAGGTTTTTCTTTGCATTGTGGCggggaacttttttttttcttttttttcttttttcggtCATGGAGGCAGAGTTATGTAAGAGGGGAGAGTCTTCCCACCGCCcctctctgtttttgtttttctcaatgAGCCAATGTCTCCCTGCCGAGGCCTCACAGCCTGTCCAGTAGGCCCCTTTCCTGGAAACATAGCCTAGCAGAGGCCACTCAGGGGCAGGCCTGCGAGGTGGGAGGGTTGGGGAgcggaggggaggagaggagggagagggagggtggGCTCTTCCAGCAAATCACATGATGGTAGACCCTACAGTCCCAGCCCTACATGAGGCTCAGATGCTGCAAGCACATTTCAACAGCCAGTTTGTCATCAACATGATTGGAAGTAGCTAATGCATGGCAGAGTGCATAAGGCTGTAAGTAGACGCTGTGGATTCCCACGTGTGAAATGTAGAAATAGAACCACAACGCCTgatggatggtgtgtgtgtgtgtgtgtgtgtgtgtgtgacaggttaatgtgatttttttattttttgcctttaatGTCAACATCACCACAGATTTGAGCTATGCAGTATAATTTGATGGACAGTTTTGCACAGAATATCTTTTCTCATTTGTCCTCAGTGGTATATTTTCAATCAACATGATCTAAGCTATTTTAACAGtgttgtatttatatatttgcttCATGTATCGCCATGTAACCGAGTTACAGACGTTAAGTCGCTGATTTATTTTTGCAAAAAGATACCCTGGATGCATTTGTTATAGCAGAAAGCCCCATGTTGTTTTATGACTGTGACTTGAACTTCGAAACTGACTgatttattgtgttgtgttgcaaTTGTAAAAAATCATTAAATGCGTTTATTGAATtgacagacacaaaataaaccACAACATTGAAACACAGGAATTATATGCCGGGATTATTTAAAGATGATCgcatttgtttgcatttcatatCTTTTCGTTTCACTCTGTGATCGTGATAAATTTCTGTTTCGGTTTGAAATGGGCCACACATGTGATTTATTTCTCCTTCCAActcatgctgttttttttttttacatgcttgCACATTTGTTCTGTTAACGGATGAAAGATGGATGTAGCTTTAACTTGTACCTGATGTTTGAATGTCCAGTGGTACAACTGCAGCACCTTTAACACTCAGCTCAGGGCCTTTCCTCTTCTTCACAGAGGAATGCAACATTTCCAGAAGAAGAGGGCAAGGCGCGCCAGAGATCAGGCAAAGATAATGAATTTCAAGTTGATTTAGTTAACAGTGGCATCAGCCTTAAACCGCATGACATTTTCCAGCTGTGCTGTCCAtacttattttgtatatatattttttacacagATCTGTCAGCGCTGCCCTAAAATGTCCGACACCAGGAATGCAAACAGCCGAGCCATTCTTGTTTATGTCTTGCATTGTGGCCACTGTGGGCACTGGCTGAGCTCGCAGTGTAATGGGCCCATGTGTTTGGAATGAACATAGAGTGACTATTTCAACTGTAGTTATTCCTTTATTAACGAGTTTTCTTTCAttgtttctttctgttttattcAGCTACACATATGTATGCAGTTTGTGTTCacttgtgtgttttctgtgctttAAAATTAGCACAGCTCTGCTGTTGCTGAACTCCACATCACAGTCGCTCACCGTGCTCACTATGATTACCGAGAAGTTTCAGAGGATGAGGAGGCTCTGCAGAACCTCCATGCTGTAAATATAAATACCTGGGGACCCACTGCTCGACCACATGGCCTACCATGATGTCAAACCCACTTCTATTTATTTgaacaaggtaaaaaaaaaagtaaataaagttttgttctgttttagtTTTACTGTCAGCACagtgaaaaattattttaaaatacataaGAGTTTGTCTGCAGCTGACTACAACTTATtctaattaaaaacaatagaAACAGCAACTGTTCATGCATTGTTTCCCTTCCTAATTAATGACTGGATTTAGAGCTAAATAATTACAAAATCAACAAAGTAACCATCACGTAATGTTCAGGATGAGCAGTCTCATGGTAAAATAACTGCAGTAGAGGCTGTTGTTGCGCAATGTTCGGTGATTGTAAAATTGTGGTTCCCAGCAGTTTTTAGGTAAGTAAGTTTCACTTTATTATTGTGTCAGTAACGGGAAGCAAAAGTAGAGAAAAAAAACGAAAGGAGACTGGGTCATTGGTTTCACTCTGCCCTCTGCTACCCCCATACTTAGGGACAGTTACCATGTAGTTCTGCATGGACATATACAGTACCTACCAACAAAACTCTTCTGTTGGGGAGATATTCAGTGCagacttggggggggggggtccatcAACTTATTCAAAACATATGGAAACATCTGCTAGCTGTTACATGCATCATATGCACACTATGTTTAGTGTTTTTGACTAAATATACCCGTTTAAAAGCCTGTTATTTAATAAGCCTCGACAATGTTTTGGGTTTCCCTACTAATCAGGAGGTtgtaatatcgcgatattacgCGTTAAAACTGCGAATTGTGTGCTTGTACACGAAAAGGTAGCCCCACTGTAGTGTGAAACGTTAAATGTACAATTTCCGGACAATAGCCTAATCCAAGAATTAAACATTACAGGCAACGAGTAACGTTAAGTAGCCTACGGTTCTTTTTTTGAGATGATTATTTTGGCTCACCATTAATTCATAATATCTCCTTAAAACATGTATTAAAGTTGAATAacagtcaaaaaaataaaaataaaataaaatataaacagaaagaaagaaaacaaaggtAGCCTATTTCCCTCAAAAATAACAATTTAAGAGAAATAATACATACTACGCTGCCTGTCTTCATCTTATATGTTAATGTGGTTGCCTAAATTAgcatgatttaaaaataaataatttacaaACAATGTGATCTCATTTGATCGAGCAGCGCTGGAATGTGTTCGGTGCGGCGCGAGCAGGACGGGAGGAATGCATTGACCACGCCCCCCCCTCATCCCGGGCGTCCAATCAGGGAGCAAACACGGTTTCAAGGCGCCCGCGGAGTCCCAACCGTAGAAAAACAAAGCCCGGGACAACAACAAAACTCATATTTTACATCTAACTGCGCCCGGGAATCCGTTTTATTGTATCGGAACCGACGGAAGAGGTCGATTCTCGGTGTTTTTCGTCGCTCTCTAAGGCCTTCCGGGCGGTGTTGTTTATCTGTAGTAAGGGGGGGCTTGAAACCGCCCTCCCTTGCCCCATTTCCTCGGTTGTTTTCCTTCTCTCGCCTGGATTCTCCATGTTGTTGGTGCAAGAGTGAAGACTTCGCAGCGACGGGTAGAGGGGGGCTGCTCGGCGATATTACCCGTAATAGTAGTAGTAAACTCGAGACGACGGAGCTGACGGGAGTCTCAAATAAgcctccaaaaaaaaacacatccaaaGTGCCTTGCCCCCTCCCCAGGCGGCGGACCTccgaaaggaagaaaagaagaagaagcggcggggaaaataaagaaaacccaGAGAACAAGATAAATCCTTCTCCCGTCGAGGATCGTTACTGAGGCGGATGTCAAGTTACCTCGGTGAATAATTGAGTCCATTTGCCAATAGAACCCAATGAGGGATGCCCATCAGTGCTCGGGGACAGGATTTGAGGATTTTGAGGGCTCCGTGATTGTCAGATGGAAAGTTCTGTTATCACCCAAGTGCAGAAAGAAGACGTTCAAGTGTCACCGAAAACAGGTGAGATGGGCCCGTGTTGTATGCGCTTTGAATTATTATTACATCTGTTTCATTCGGTGCGATATTATAAGAGTATTTTCTGaataatggtgtgtgtgtgtgttaagaaaGCCTGTAGTGCGCCCATTTGACAGTTGAGCGCTGCGGACGCTGGCTGAGCGCGGcattgccccctttttttttttttatacatttaccAAACAAATCTGTTATATTTAGATCTAACGTTAAGCACTATAAAATAGAGAGCCATCTAGTCTAAAAGAATCATAATGTGCTTATTTACTAATACTATTTTGCCCAGAAGCTGTTTTCCTTCACCTGCGGACCTTAAAAAGATCTTAAGTTACAACTgttagaataataaaaaaaaagatataagaCTGAATAATATCCATCGAGCAGGGTTATTATGTAGCTTTACCACAGCTAAGTTGTCCCTATACTATTGGATATAATGTCAAGTGTAAGGTCCCAGCCTCCATTATTGTACTGGGTTTGCCATCCACAGCTTAGCTATTGTTGATCCTGTTTTGAtctccttttttttgtgtgtgtgtgtgtgtgtgtaaatctcTGTCGCTTCCTAACATGTGGTGTTGTGATTATGGCTGAGATCTTCTCAGtgatggtgctgctgctgctgctgctgctggtgatcGTGGCCAGctctcctaaaaaaaaaaaccaagctGCTGTGTATTTATATGTCGATCAGGTTCCAGCTTGTTTATTGGCACCATCCCATATCCTACTACTACCAGGTACAGCATGAAGGAGCTCGTCTGTCACCACAGGCGGCATTATAGTAGGCTACAGTGAGACCCAGCTGCTGGGTTCATTTATAAACTATGATGTGGTGTTGTGTTCATATTAtttttggggagggggggggggggtgtcacaGATCAGTGCGCGGCAGTAGCATTAAAGACTGCTGCGCTGTTTGCTTGTATTTTACTAGAAAAAACGCTCATCACAGTTTCTTGTATTAAATCATAATCCACATTAAAAGGCTGATGGGTGTAAAGGGCTCTGGAGCGGCTGCTGATTAACGGACGACTTTATAGAAATATACCAGGTCCCGCGGTGTTGACAGCggaatgcacaaacacacccctCTGCACACGCCCATTGTAGCGCCGTTTCAAAGATTTCGTTGTTTGCACGCTTCTTCCTCAAGGCTAGAAAGAGGGCTTCGCTCATTGATTCTGGCTTAACTACTTGGTGGTCGATGTCGTGCATATTGCATGATTTTGCAGGTGCTGCTTTAATAGGAATGACCAAATCAAGCTCCTTTTGTCTCTTAAAACATGGTGTTGTGTAACATGGCCATTGGTGTGTCTGCATTATGTCTCCACAGCAGCGAGTGTCAGCATGGAAACTGTAGATTATTAGAAAGAaaatctctttctctttctctctctctctccaccttttGACCGTTTGTCAACAGTTCTTCTTTCTAGTAAAGACTGCGCGTGCTCACTGTAATGGCTCTGTAAGGGATGGCTATTAATTCTGTTTGCAAGTCCTCACATGAAACACACTAGAGGGGACTTGCAAGAATGTTTTTCTCCCCTTCTCTTTCACTACAAGCCTTGCATGGGATCAAAGACCTGGACAGAGCACTGAGGTGTGACTGCAGGTCCGGCTCACTGGCTGACTGGCTGGCTGActggctgactgactgactgacttggGCTGTCTGTTCTCCCCTAGCTTCAGGCAGCCCTGAAAGGTCTTGGAGTTTAAAATGGTTGgaatgttttctgtctctgttttctGTTGAAGGTAGTGCTGAAGAGTGTGGGTTTTCCCGCCCTCTGTGATTATATAACATGTACCAgccatttccagcagcagcagcagcagcagcagggacaggcgcattaaaaacacatttcatgtGCGACAGATGGATGGTGCCTTTAggaaagggggtgggggggggagatgtTGCATGTTACAAGTAGCTCATAACTAATTTCACTGAATTGAAGTGATTGATTTTAATACTTTTCTTTCCCCCCATGTGTTTTTCATGTCACCAGCGATTTGTTTTGCGCgtggaaaaacaaacaagattcTGCGTTTCTGACGTGGGATCCAAGGTCCCACTTAACATTTCCGCGTTGACAACACGCAGCTTTACTCAGTTTCCTCATGaaagtctctctttctctgtgctaAACAGGCCAGGTGAGCCGCTCTGCCCTGAAACAGCCTCGGAGTTGTAACATCTTCAAAGCGCTCTTCTGTTGCCTCCAAGCTCAGGATGGCCCCAAACCAccgccaccaccaccaacacctTCCCAGCAGGCCTTGCTGGAGTCACAGGAAAATGGGACACTTGTCAAGGTAACATTATTTTTATTCCAGCAATGTTTCACGCCactgaaaaacaacaatttaaaGCCCTCAGTTCGGTTCAGTCCTGCCCTTTATTCTTGTTTATTTAAGATTTCATTTccttgtgacacacacacactgctcgcCATAAAAGAGGAGGTACTCGAATAGTTTGGCCATCTGTAGGAATAAACTTAACATGCTGTTGTAAAAATGTGCTTATTATTGTCTTCaggtgtatatattttttttttttatacaactgTGCGCTAAAACCACTACTGCACCTGCTCTTAACATGTTGAAAGCTAACCGCAACTGTCTGCGGATATGGAATCACTTTGATGTTCACACTTGATCCTCCAAGGAAGATAAGAAGAACGACAGAGCGACTACCAATCCTTTAGGCGGGCGGCGAGCTGAGAATGGTGTATTGTGTTCCTCGTAACTGCTGAGgtggagagaaaaaataaagcCTCGAGCGCCTGCGGCACACGGTTGGCCTCCGCTGGTTAACGCTGTCAGCCTGATTAGAGCTTCAGTGCCATGTCAGAGGCATTTAAATGGGTTGCCATGTTTGTTCACACTGAGGAGTGGCCTCCAGCATCAGAAgcagaaacaggaagcagcatctGTAGGGCCTGGTTAAATGAAACCGAATTTCAACATTGGCACCGAACGGGTTATGTTGCATCGTGTTGTTTGGTTGGTGAAATAAGATTGCTGTTGCTCGTGCATAGTACGTGTTCTCAATCTTAACTTCCCTCCCTTAACGGGTTCACTTTTTATGTTATGTAatatattaatgattaatttcaGATGGACTGTGGTCACAAAGGGCCTAGAAAGAAAcgcaaattaataaataaaaaaaaaaggcaaactaAACTGGATATGTAAAAATGAGATTATATCAAGCTAATGGGTTCTCCCTGCAGGTGAACACCTGCAGAGATGCTTTTGGAAGATATAACGAATGACATAAATATGCTAATCCTAAAGTCATCCAACATAGAAGCTGTTACAGTAAATAATGAGGCTCAATCCTTCTTCCACACATACATGCAGTTCTCAAACTGAGTCTTGTCTAATTTCCCAGAGGTAAAATTTAAACGACCGAGGTCTGATTTTCACATTAATCACTGTACTGTCAGGACTAATCATGCTCCTGAGGTATAAACATAGCACAAGGCCAGttataaaggtgtgtgtgtgtgtgtgggaaaagtaccattaaaatgaaaaattctttgtgtgtctttctccTTAGCAATGTGAACCCAACCTCCTGCCTGAGATAGAGGCCCAGGACCAGGGGAAGATATGTGTGGTCATAGACCTGGATGAGACCCTGGTGCACAGCTCATTCAAGGTACCAAAGCAAAGAAATCACTCACTTGACCACCAAATACACACCAAGTGTATTTTTCTTCATGTCAAtgcctcatttaaaaaaaaaaatatatatatatatatgtttaatatTGTGCAGTTTGAGTGAAAGTGtcttctgatttattagaaataAGAAACATTAAGTAAGTGTTTATTTAGGTTACATTCTGTAGCTATATGTAATGGCAGCCTGTAGCAGTAGTGTATCGGTCTGGCTCTGCTGCGATTGCTTATTCATCTGTATTAGAGTTCCTTCACTAAAACCATCCCATTTGCTTGAGGAACATCAAGTGAGTGACATGCTGTTTGTGTAGGCTCCTCACTGTGATTTATGGCAGCCGTGTGGAGTCCTTATGTAATGCCATGTGAATGCACACAGCGCAGCCATGTGAATGAGCATGCCAACCATCTCCCTCTGTGTTCTCCCTCCAGCCTATAAGTAATGCAGACTTCATCGTGCCTGTGGAGATAGAGGGGACCACACACCAGGTAAACtaccgtgcgtgtgtgtgtgtgcgtgtgtgtgtgtgtgcgtgcgtgtgtaggGGGCTGTGcctgtgtatgtacagtatgttgatgTGTTTGCAGCGGTTGCTGAGCTGTAAAGGGATGGGTCTTGTCACTGATCAGCCAGGTTTTTGTTTTTCGACGGGCACACGGAGCCCTCTGCTGGCCAGATGTTGAACAGGAAATATCGGCAAGAAAATGAGTCATTTCAGCCCAGTTCATTTCAAATGCCATTTATAAGTGATGCAGTACATATTGTTGcctctgtgaaaaaaaaaaatatgcttgCACACTGAAGCTGGACCGCTTGTTCAACTTGAGCTTCTCACTATTGGACATGTGGAAATGTAATTAAGTCAGAAATGTGATTCCTGGGACCCCATGTTGCTGGCAAGCAGTCGTCTCTGGGCCTCTGCCTGGTTCAAGTAATCCAGGATAGGCTGGTTAACACCGGCACGGCCTATTCTTGATTACTTGTTTCAGGAACTGGCCATTAGCAGCCAATGGACCGGGAACAAATAAGTTGATGATACAAATgtaaagggaaataaataaaaaaaatttaaaaaatgacattgaaATAGCCCTGTTGGTGGGACAGTCCACTGACGGTCTGTCTGTGTTACAGGTGTATGTACTGAAGAGGCCGTACGTGGATGAGTTCCTGCAGAGAATGGGAGAATTGTTTGAATGTGTGCTGTTTACAGCCAGTCTTGCAAAGGTAATTTACATCAGATACTGAAGCACatcctaaaaaaaacaagacatttgtttgtttaatgtcaTGTCTGATCTATCGGAGGTTGTTCTGCTTTCTCTTTCCCGTTTAGTTCTCCTTTTCGCTGTCATAGGAGCTGCTTAACATGCTGTTAGCCACTTTATTAGACACCCCGCtcatgtttaaagctatagtttgtttctgtgttcatCTGGAGCCGGTTGCTTCAACTCTTTTTGAGTTCTAACTTATAACCTAATTGATTATTAGTGGAGATTCATGCTTAAATACATAACAATATGTTGCACCACACTCGTTACTAAATATTCACACATACAAACTAACTGCTAGATGGGAATTCTACGTAGTGTgtaatcaccagaggcctcacgataccgTATCATCGTGATACTTGTGTCACGATACGGTATTATTGTGATTTCAAACCTATTGCAATTTAttgccttttttccaacttccaaatttttcccaatttcaagttatgtccccaaaaggaaactttatCAACacctgttttatctaaaaagataaatgtctctgtttgttcatctcacttcagttttattgctgcaaaaatggaactgtcaagcagacaaactgaccaacacatatataatagtAGATCGATTCTtggtgtctgtgtatcgatgcagtattgccacggaacaTATCGCggtactatgctgtatcgatccccccacccccacccccacccctatGTACTATGATGGTGAATCTTGTGTCTTCAACTGAACCATCTGACAAAACTAATGTTATCTTGCTAACATATGGCCCGTTTAGATTGAAGATATTATATGGTCAACATATCTGACCTGGCACTTGATCAAATGCTTTTTCAGTAATGATGTAAGctgggaagatttttttttttctctcattaaAAAGATAACACAATATACCTCAGACTATCAAACGTTACGCCAATAACGCCAGACTAAATGACTAAATAGTGCCTGCGAAGTAAGCATAATTAcatatagggctgggcgatatggaaaatatcaaatatcacgatatcgatatattgcccagctctaattacATATCTCCCACTCGTTCTATACTACTAACTCTGAAACCTGTTTATCCTGCATGTATAAATGAAACAAGGCATTTGCTACAGCTTGTGATGCTACAGTGACTTCCTGAAGTTCTTGTCTGTGCATCGTTTAGTAATCCACGAGTTTGACTACTTAGTAGTTCCTAAGAACTTAAAGATCGCTTTACACAACACAAACGTAGGAATCGCTTTCTAAATAGCTGGTGCACCGAGCAGATTTTGGATGTGTGATGCTATTTCGTAGCTATTTGCTGTAAGAATAAGACATTTTAGTTGAAAGTGCTTCATTAGTCCAACCTGCTTTTCCCTCCCCTGCTCCCCACCTCCCCTGGTCTCCGTCAGTACGCAGACCCAGTGACGGACCTGCTGGATCAGTGTGGTGTATTCCGGACCCGGCTATTCCGGGAATCTTGTGTTTTCCACCAGGGCTGCTATGTCAAAGACTTAAGTCGCCTGGGCAGAGACCTCCACAAAACCCTCATCCTGGATAACTCTCCTGCCTCCTACATCTTCCACCCTAATAATGCTGTgagttttcatcttcttctgtcGGAAAAATCAAAGTTTTTGTAATAAATCATGTTGATATCCATCAAAAGATGGGGCACATGCTCTTAGACCTCTGTCTCGTCAAGCTTATAGAGGCCTGGAAAACTTCAGGCACAAAAGATGGTTTAAAATGAGCAGATGTAGTCCTCGACGTTTTGAGAGTTATTCAATGTTCAGAGTGTATTTCTAATGTTATCCCGATCAGGGCTGCAACTTATGATTAGTTTCatcatttataaatgtttgGATTAAATTCTCTATATATCGTTTTGTTagtaaaatggtaaaaaaaaaaaaaaatgatgaaaatgacccATTATAACACCAtcaaatttcttgttttgtcctaCCAACAGTCCAAATACCCAATTACATTCAGTTTACTCTGATTCATGACAAAGAAATGCGAccaaatcataacattttagaaGCTGAAACCAGAAATGTTTAAGCATTTGTGCTTGAAAA
This genomic interval from Perca fluviatilis chromosome 5, GENO_Pfluv_1.0, whole genome shotgun sequence contains the following:
- the ctdsp2 gene encoding carboxy-terminal domain RNA polymerase II polypeptide A small phosphatase 2 encodes the protein MESSVITQVQKEDVQVSPKTGQVSRSALKQPRSCNIFKALFCCLQAQDGPKPPPPPPTPSQQALLESQENGTLVKQCEPNLLPEIEAQDQGKICVVIDLDETLVHSSFKPISNADFIVPVEIEGTTHQVYVLKRPYVDEFLQRMGELFECVLFTASLAKYADPVTDLLDQCGVFRTRLFRESCVFHQGCYVKDLSRLGRDLHKTLILDNSPASYIFHPNNAVPVVSWFDDVDDAELLNLLPVFEELSQADNVYTQLDQLRGH